From one Lycium barbarum isolate Lr01 chromosome 6, ASM1917538v2, whole genome shotgun sequence genomic stretch:
- the LOC132645968 gene encoding 26S proteasome regulatory subunit 6A homolog — translation MATPMAEDSNFEDDQLHAMSTEDIIRASRLLDNKIRIIKEELQRTNLELDSFKEKIKENQEKIKLNKQLPYLVGNIVEILEMNPEEEAEEDGANIDLDSQRKGKCVVLKTSTRQTIFLPVVGLVDPDNLKPGDLVGVNKDSYLILDTLPSEYDSRVKAMEVDEKPTEDYNDIGGLEKQIQELVEAIVLPMTHQERFQKLGVRPPKGVLLYGPPGTGKTLMARACAAQTNATFLKLAGPQLVQMFIGDGAKLVRDAFQLAKEKSPCIIFIDEIDAIGTKRFDSEVSGDREVQRTMLELLNQLDGFSSDDRIKVIAATNRADILDPALMRSGRLDRKIEFPHPTEEARARILQIHSRKMNVNPDVNFEELARSTDDFNGAQLKAVCVEAGMLALRRDATEVTHEDFNEGIIQVQAKKKASLNYYA, via the exons ATGGCAACACCGATGGCCGAAGATAGCAACTTCGAAGATGACCAACTTCATGCTATGTCCACTGAAGATATTATTAGGGCTTCACGCCTTCTTGACAACAAAATTCGTATCATAAAG GAAGAGCTACAGAGAACCAATCTTGAGTTGGATTCATTCAAGGAGAAGATAAAGGAGAATCAAGAGAAAATTAAGCTCAATAAGCAACTTCCCTACTTGGTTGGCAACATTGTTGAG ATTTTGGAAATGAATCCGGAGGAAGAAGCTGAGGAGGATGGTGCAAATATTGATCTCGACTCGCAAAGGAAGGGCAAGTGTGTTGTACTGAAAACATCCACGCGTCAG ACAATTTTCTTGCCTGTTGTTGGTCTTGTTGATCCTGACAACTTGAAGCCTGGTGATCTGGTTGGAGTAAACAAAGACAGTTATTTGATATTGGATACCTTGCCATCTGAATATGATTCCCGGGTAAAGGCAATGGAAGTTGATGAAAAGCCAACTGAAGACTACAATGATATTGGGGGCTTGGAAAAacagattcaagaacttgtcgagGCAATTGTTCTTCCTATGACGCACCAAGAACGGTTCCAGAAGTTAGGCGTTCGTCCTCCAAAGGGAGTCCTTTTGTATGGGCCTCCTGGGACTGGGAAAACCCTGATGGCCAGAGCCTGTGCTGCACAAACAAATGCTACTTTTCTTAAGCTAGCTGGACCTCAGCTTGTGCAG ATGTTCATTGGAGATGGAGCAAAACTTGTTCGTGATGCTTTCCAACTGGCAAAAGAGAAATCACCTTGCATAATTTTCATTGATGAGATTGATGCTATAGGCACAAAGCGTTTTGATAG TGAGGTTAGTGGGGATCGAGAGGTCCAAAGAACTATGTTGGAGTTACTTAATCAGCTTGATGGTTTTAGCAGCGATGATCGGATTAAG GTGATAGCCGCAACAAACAGAGCTGATATTTTGGATCCTGCTTTGATGCGATCTGGTAGATTGGATCGGAAAATTGAGTTCCCCCACCCCACAGAGGAAGCCAGGGCTCGGATCTTGCAG ATCCATTCCAGAAAAATGAATGTTAACCCAGATGTCAACTTTGAAGAATTAGCTCGATCAACAGATGATTTTAATGGGGCACAATTGAAAGCTGTATGTGTTGAGGCAGGCATGCTAGCACTCCGTCGTGATGCCACTGAG GTAACACATGAAGACTTCAATGAAGGTATCATTCAAGTTCAAGCCAAGAAGAAAGCCAGCTTGAACTACTACGCCTAA